A segment of the Gossypium hirsutum isolate 1008001.06 chromosome D10, Gossypium_hirsutum_v2.1, whole genome shotgun sequence genome:
TAACTCTACCAACTACCCTTGAAACTAAATAAGGACCATTGTGACCCCATTTATTACCATCAAAAGTAAGTGCAAATTCTTGTATGAATTTGTACAACAATGGATGATGTTTATCAAAAACCAACACAGCGTTGTTTAATCTACTCCATGTTTTGGTCTCAATGTTCATGGACTGTGCACCAATGACATTGCTCAAATTGTTGAAACTTTTTAAAACAATAACATCTGTGTCGATATAAACGCCGCCGTATTTGTATAACAAGACCAATCGGAGTAGATTAGACAGGTTTTGTCCTAAAGAAACCTCACCTGGATTGATATTGCCTGTCTTTAATCGATTAAACCATGTTTCTGCATATGTGTGCTTGAATATAGAATCAAAATCAGGACTTACAGTGATTAAATTAAACCCCatgtttaaaaatgtttttaaaacagCATTTCCTTTTGGGGAATCTAATGAAGGGGATACAATGACAAGACAAGCTTTGGGGTTTGATTTGAACACACTTTCAATGACAAGTAATTCTCTATGACTCAATGAGTGTAATGATGAAATCCATGTCATGAAAAAACGAAGCTTACAGTTTGAATTTTGGAAAAAAGCCCTTAATTTGGTGGAGAAAGTGAAACCCTTTGTTCTTTTTGTTGTCCTTAATTGCAAAGCCTTCAATGTTTGAGGACTAAAACGATGAGGTTGTTTTTCTGGCTTTGAAACCATTGAAATGTTGGGTTTTTGTAAAAGAGATAAATGGGTTTTTAAGTTTAAAGATGGGTTCTCTTCTTTCACTGCATACATAACTGAGGAAGATGATAACTTTTTCACCGGTTTGTCACCGGGAAGGATCTCCGGTAACAAATTGGCGGGCACCGGTGAAGTTTTGGCGGGAACAGAGAGGTTAATGTAGAAAACAGAGAAGCCATTACAAgctaaaagaagaagaaggaaaagtgatAATAAAAGCACAAAGCTAAAGACTGAATTTTTGGTATGATGGAAATTATGGTAAAGTTTAGACATTTGAaacattggtttttttttttttgggggggggggttgtAAGAAATTAAAGTGGATTTGTTACAGACATTGATGGTGGTGGTAATAGTTTCATTTGTAAATGAAAAAGATTAAGAAAAAGAGGGCATTTCAATGGAAgctagaggaagaagaagaacagGAGCTTTAATGGAGGAAATTGCAAAATAATGGGATTTACAAAAGAACAAAATTATTGTAGAAGTGTTTGTGTGGTTTTGGACTTTGAAAGCAACCATGCAAGCAAGAAGAGAGGTCTCTCCAACTCCCAAAGCAGCTTCTATTATTGCTATAATTAGCcaatagggaaaaataaaaataaaaaattgctgTAATAGAATAgtttatttttggtttaaataTGCACTCAGTCCCTTGTCTATTTTTTACTTTTAGGAATTTAATCTCTTTGTTTGTCGGATTTGAAAAGTAATGGGTTAAATCATTATTTGAGGTCTGAACTTGTCAACTACTTTCATATTAgagcttgaatttttttttgccccaatttagtccttcaacttgGCGTTTGTTCTCACATTAGAGCCTAAACCATTTTTTGTCTAGGTTAAcccttgaacttgacaattgttcctATATTAGGGCAAACATTGTTTTTATAATCgtatacttttttaaatatatataattgtataaaccttttctcaaaaaaatacgaggcataaagataaatttaactcttaatatttacaTCTCTTGTCAATttgatttttagttaaatttagccttcaaccttttaaaaagagtaaaattactattttttaaataaaaatactaactaaaatattgaatttttaaatatagaATCCACATGTATTTCATggtaatttttttgacttttaagcttcttt
Coding sequences within it:
- the LOC107937745 gene encoding lactosylceramide 4-alpha-galactosyltransferase encodes the protein MFQMSKLYHNFHHTKNSVFSFVLLLSLFLLLLLACNGFSVFYINLSVPAKTSPVPANLLPEILPGDKPVKKLSSSSVMYAVKEENPSLNLKTHLSLLQKPNISMVSKPEKQPHRFSPQTLKALQLRTTKRTKGFTFSTKLRAFFQNSNCKLRFFMTWISSLHSLSHRELLVIESVFKSNPKACLVIVSPSLDSPKGNAVLKTFLNMGFNLITVSPDFDSIFKHTYAETWFNRLKTGNINPGEVSLGQNLSNLLRLVLLYKYGGVYIDTDVIVLKSFNNLSNVIGAQSMNIETKTWSRLNNAVLVFDKHHPLLYKFIQEFALTFDGNKWGHNGPYLVSRVVGRVTNRPGFNFTVLPPPAFYPVDWSRIRSLFREPNNGIQSDWLRRKLEQIRRQSYAVHLWNRQSKDVRVEEGSIVHHIISDCCIFCNISTSSL